In a genomic window of Pokkaliibacter sp. MBI-7:
- a CDS encoding M18 family aminopeptidase, with amino-acid sequence MQSVTVFNEGLLAFLQTSPTPYHAVKNMQQQLKEKGFSLLNEGEAWDLYPGSSYMVTRNGSSIIAWTMPEQAQALEDGIRLVGAHTDSPCLKVKPQPELSRYDYIQLGVEVYGGVLLNPWFDRDLSLAGKVTYRTVDGRLTSHLINMQRAVAVIPSLAIHLDREVNQSKSVNAQRDLPPILWQRSDDPEKFDVRSWLKAYLEQEEGVTSIDQVLDFDLCFYDTQKAALIGMNEDFIASARLDNLLSCYVAMQSLIEAPLPGSMMICTDHEEVGSASTCGAEGPFLNDVLARMFPGSETRTRVISQSLLISADNAHGIHPNYPDKHDANHGPVLNKGPVIKINNNQRYATTSDSSAVLRQLAIYEEVPVQAFVVRSDMACGSTIGPITATRTGIPTVDVGVPTFAMHSIRELAGAKDAWYLYKILSRFYVQRPYVV; translated from the coding sequence ATGCAATCAGTAACTGTATTTAATGAGGGGCTTCTGGCATTTCTGCAGACATCTCCGACCCCCTATCATGCTGTAAAGAATATGCAGCAGCAGTTAAAGGAGAAGGGTTTTTCTCTATTAAATGAAGGTGAAGCCTGGGATTTGTATCCTGGCAGTTCTTATATGGTTACAAGGAATGGTTCTTCTATTATTGCCTGGACTATGCCTGAGCAGGCTCAGGCTCTGGAGGACGGTATACGCTTGGTTGGAGCGCATACTGACAGCCCGTGCCTAAAAGTTAAACCTCAGCCTGAGCTTAGTCGCTACGACTATATACAACTGGGTGTGGAGGTGTACGGCGGCGTGTTACTCAATCCTTGGTTTGATCGTGATCTTTCTCTTGCGGGGAAGGTAACGTATCGCACCGTGGATGGACGTTTGACGTCACATCTGATCAATATGCAACGCGCCGTTGCGGTCATTCCCAGTCTGGCGATCCACCTTGATCGTGAAGTTAATCAGAGCAAATCCGTTAACGCACAACGTGATTTGCCACCGATTCTCTGGCAGCGCAGTGATGATCCAGAAAAATTCGATGTACGAAGCTGGCTTAAGGCTTATCTGGAGCAGGAGGAGGGTGTTACCAGCATTGATCAGGTACTCGACTTTGACCTGTGTTTCTACGATACCCAGAAGGCTGCTCTGATTGGTATGAACGAAGATTTCATTGCAAGTGCAAGACTGGATAACCTGTTGAGCTGCTATGTTGCTATGCAGTCTTTGATAGAGGCTCCACTACCCGGCAGTATGATGATCTGCACCGATCATGAAGAGGTCGGTAGCGCGTCCACGTGTGGAGCCGAAGGCCCCTTTCTGAATGATGTACTGGCAAGGATGTTTCCAGGATCTGAAACGCGAACTCGTGTTATCAGCCAATCTTTGTTGATCTCCGCAGATAATGCCCATGGTATTCATCCTAACTATCCGGACAAGCATGATGCCAACCACGGGCCTGTTCTTAATAAAGGACCTGTTATCAAGATTAATAACAACCAGCGTTATGCGACAACCAGTGACAGTAGCGCTGTACTCCGGCAGTTAGCTATTTATGAAGAGGTACCAGTACAGGCATTTGTTGTGCGTAGTGACATGGCCTGTGGTTCAACTATAGGGCCCATCACCGCCACCCGTACTGGTATTCCGACTGTAGATGTAGGGGTGCCCACGTTTGCCATGCACTCTATTCGCGAGTTGGCTGGTGCAAAAGATGCCTGGTATTTGTACAAAATTCTGAGCCGCTTTTATGTGCAGCGCCCTTACGTGGTCTGA